The genomic segment TACCCTATGCCATGGCCCGCAACGGGGCCTTTCCCGAATGGTTCGGCAAGGAAACGCGGCACGGCACGCCGGGGCGGGCGCTGGTGGTTTCCAGCCTGTTGATGACCATCGTGATCCTGCTGAATTACCAGCGGTCCGCCGCCGAGATATTCCAGTTCCTGATCCTGCTTTCCACCGCGACCACCTTGTTCATGTATCTGGCCTGCATGCTTGCGGCGCTGCGCCTTTCGGGCAAGGGGCGGTTGGCCCGGTCTACACTGCTGCCCACAGTGGCGGTGATCGCGGCGGCCTATTCGCTCTGGACGATCTATGGCGCGGGGGGAGAGGCAGTGGGCTGGGGCTTGTTGCTGCTGGCGGCGGCGATTCCGGCCTATTACGCGATGAAGCTGGCAAAGGGGCGTGACACCGTGGATTGACGGGGCGCCGCCCTTGCTGGCCACGGGCGGCAGGGTTTATGCGCGAAGGCGTCGCCCCGGTTGCGGCACTTTCGGCAAGGCGAAGATCCATGAACCCGGCCCCGAGCAAGCCCCGCGCGCCGCGCCAGGATGCGGAGGATCGCCGCAAGGAATTGCTGGCGGCGACCGTTTCCTGCCTTGCCCGGCTCGGTTCGCGCGCCACAACCGGGCGCGAAATCTGCCGCGAGGCGGGCGTGTCCCACGGGCTGCTGCGGCATTATTTCGCCAACCCGGAAGACCTGCTGCTGGAGACCTATCGGGATCTGTGCGACCGGTTCCTGCGCCGGTTCGAGGAAGTGGTGGTCAACCAGCCTTCCGACGATCCGATCGAGGGGATCGACCGGTTCTTTGCCGTCCTGTTTTCGGAAGAATGGTCGACTTCGGAAATCCTCGGCGCGTGGACAGCCTTCTGGTCGCTGGGGCGCAGCAGGCCGGAATTTGCCGCCGTCTATGAGTCCTTCAACCGCGAATACCGGCAATTGCTGGATGTCGCGCTGGCCCGGCTGCCCGCCAGCGCGGAAGGCATTGCCCGCAGCGATGCGGTGGAAATCCTCTCCGCAGTGATGGACGGGCTGTGGCTGGACCTGTGCCTTGCGCCCAGCGGCCGTTCTCGCGAGCGGGCGCTGGCGCTGTGCAGCCTGACCCTGCGACGCATTGCACCGCGGTGAGCCTCAGGGCGCGGTTGCCGCGCCTTTCAGCCAGCGATCGTACCAGTCGATGTCGCTGCGCATGCGGTGGATCAGATAGCTCGGCACGGTCAGCCCGTGGTTCTCGCCCGGATAGACGATCAGCCCGGTGGGCACGCCGTGCGATTTCAGCGCCAGATACATCTGTTGCGCTCCCGCGCAGGGCACATTGTCGTCCGCTTCGGCACATTGGAACAGGGTGGGGGCTGTGATGCGGCCGGATTCAAGGAAGGGGTAGGCCAGCTTCGTCCAGGTTTCGAAATTCTCCCACGGGGCGCCCAGTTCCAGCATATATTCGCGCGCATACATATCGACGCCGAAGGTCGCGAGCACATTGGCGACCCCCGCGCCCGAGACGCCTGCCTTGATCCGCTTGTCGCTGGCGATCATGTAATCGGTCAGGATGCCGCCATATGACCAGCCGCCAATGCCGATCCGGTCAGGGTCGGCAATGCCCTGGTCGATGGCATAGGTGATCCCGGCGCTGATGTCCTGCACGTCCAGATTGCCCCAGTCGGCATAGATCGCGCGGGAGAAGTCGAACCCCCGGCCGGATGACCCGCGCGGGTTGATTTTCAGCACGACATAGCCGGCCGCATTGAACAGCCGGGCATCAATGTCGAATTCATGGCTGTGCTGATAGACCGGCCCGCCATGCAGATCGACGATCAGCGGATATTTCCGCGCCGGATTGTAATCGGCGGGCAGGGTCATGAAGCCGTGGATTTCAACGTCGCCACTGGTGAAGGAAACATCGCGCGTGGCGCCCAGCGCGCGGGTTTCCAGCCAGCGATTATGGTGTGTCAGGGCGCGTTCCGAGCCGTCCAGCGCGACCAGTTCAGCCGGGCTTTCGGTGGTCGTGTCGAGCAGGGCGATATTGCCATTGGGCGCAATGGCGAAATCATAGCCCAGCCGCGCGCCCTTGGTCAGATAATCGACCTTGCCGCTTTGCGGATCGATCCGGGCAAGCCAGGTGTCGCGATCCTGCTCGATCAGGGAGACGAGCGAACCGTCCGGCGCCCAGCGGGGGAAATAGAACCAACGGTCGATCCATGCCGGGTGAGTGACTTCGCCGGTGGTCACATCGCCCACGGCAAGCTGGACCGATCCGTAATATATCCACTTGTCTTCGCCACCCTGCAACCAGACGAGCTTCTTCGAATCCGGCGACCATGACGGGCCGGAACCCCAATCGGGATCGTTGTCGGCCCCGACGAAATTGCTGATCTTGCGCGGCTCGCCGCCTTCAGGGGCGATGACATAGATCTCGTAATTCAGGTTCCGGTCGTCGGCATGATCCTTGGCCACATAGGCGATCAGCTTGCCATCGGGCGACCATGCCGGATGCCAGTGATCGCGCGCACCGGACGTGATCGGCACAGCCTTGCCGCTGGCCAGATCGACCGTGAAAAGCTGCTGCGTGCGGTCATCCAGATAGCCGCGCCCGTCATATTTGAAGAAGAAGCGGTCGACTTCGATGGGCGGCGGAATGTCGGACTTGTCCCCCACGTGGCGGCCCTGTTCGGCCACTGCCACGGCGCGCTTGCCGTCGGGCGACAGGGAATAGTCGCTGATCCCGCCGGGGATCGCCGTGATGCGCCGTGCCTTGCCGCCCTTTGTCGGCATGGACCACAATTGCACATCGCCTTCCCCGTCGGGGCCATCGGCATCGCTCAGGAAGAACAGGGTCTTGCCGTCCGCCGCATAGTGCGGTTGCCACTCGCTTGCCTCGGGCGTGCGGGTCAGTTGCCGGGGCTGGGCGCCCTTCCAGGGCACTTCCCACAAATCGCTGGTTTCCTCGTCCCGGTCCTTGTCCGCCAGCGAGACGGAATAGGCGATCCGGCTGCTGTCCGGGGAGAAGTCGGGGCCGGAAACGCTGGCGAGGTTGAAGTAATCCTCCAGCGTAACCGGTGCAGTCTGCGCCGCCGCACCCGCGGCCTGAAGGGCGAGAAGCAGGCCCCCGCCCAGTACCCAGAGCTTACCCATCGCCTAGAACACCGGGCCGAGCGAAACGGTCACGCCTGCATAGACGAAGCGGCCCATGCCGGAGATCGGATAATAGCTATAGGCAAAGTCCGGCCTGCTATCGAAGATGTTCTGCATGCCCGCATAAAGGTCCACCTTGTCGGCGATGTTGTAGCTGATCTGGAAATCATGCTCCCACTTCGCCTTGATCTTGAAATAGCTGGGATCGGCATAATCCGGGTCACCCGCCAGATCTTCCGCCGTGAAACGGTCGGTCGAGCTGAACCAGTTGATCCCGTAATTGATGGTGACTGGCTCCATTTCCCAGGTGAGGTCGAAGGTGGCCGAATATTCGGGGGCGAACATCTCCCCCTTGTCGGAATTCACATCCGCGCCGGGGCTGGAGATGAATTCCAGCCGGTCGAGGTAATTGCCCACCAGCGTGACGTTGAATGTGCCCAGCCTGGCCGTCGGCAGGCGATAGCCCATCGTCAGGTCCAGACCGGCGGTGCGGAACTGGGCGACATTGGCCGGCATCACGGAAAAGCCCATGATGTAGCCCGTATCGGGATCACGCTCGATCCCCGGACAGAACTGGTTGTCCAGCGTCGGCTGGTCGACGCACAGGCGGGCCAGATCCTGCGCTTCGGGCGTGTTGATCGCATCCTCGATCTTGATGTCGTACCAGTCGGCCGAGAAGCTGAAGCCGGGGATGAAGCTGGGCCGCAGGACCACGCCTGCCGTCCATGTCTTGGCGGTTTCTTCCTGCAGGTCGGGATTTCCACTCGCCAGTCCTTCGGTATAGACACTGGCCACTTCGGGGGCGTTGGAGGGCTGGAACGTGGTGGGGTCGATCCCCATGGATGACAGCAAAGAGGCGCAATTGGCTTCGCGATAGCTGGTGCCGTTATTGGTTTCCTGCGTGTCGCACGGATCGACAATGAAATTATAGGCCGTGCTGGGCGCGCCGAACAATTCGCCGATATTGGGCGCGCGCACTGCCTGCGAATAGGTGGCGCGGAAGGAGATGTCGGGGATCGGGGCATAGACGCCGTCGACCTTCCACGTGGTGGTGCCGCCAACCGTGCTGTAATCGGAATAGCGCGCTGCGGCCCCCAGTGAGAGCAGATAGGCACCCGGCACGTTCTTGAGGATCGGCAGGTTGATTTCGCCGAACAGTTCCTTGACGTCGTAGCTGCCGCTGGAAGGCTGGACGGCGCCCTGCCAGGTGAGGCCCGCCGCGATCATGGCATCGGGATCGAAGCGGCTGCTTTCCTTGCGATATTCCGCGCCCAGCGCGAAGCCGACCGGTCCTCCGGGAAGTTCGAACAGGCCGGTAGTGTCGCCCGAGATCGAGCCGGAGACGACATGCTGGGTGACCTTGGACTTGCTGAGGCTGTCCGTCGTGACGAAGGCGATGGCGGCCGGATCCTGATCATATTCGCCGAAGATGTTGTAGGGCACGCAGCCCGCCATTTCGGGCGGCGCATCGGGGTCGAGGCTCACGCGGCACACCGGATCGCCGGTGATCGGATCTTCGACCACGTCGATGGCGGCCTGCCATTGCGCTTCCAGCCGGTTGCCGCGTGACAGGACGCGGCTCTTGGTCTGGCCATAGACATAGGAGATTTCGTAATTCAGGTGGTCGCTGATCGCGCCCTTGGCACCCACCACACTGCGCCATGTCTCGCGAGTGACCTGCTCGGTATTGATGCCCAGATCGTAATTGTCGCGCGTCACCAGCACGCCGTCGGGGCTGGGTTCGCCGAACCACCATTCCGCCGCCGCGCCGGGAATGATCGCATCGCGGATGGATTGCGGCATGAAGGGGTTTTCAGCCGTCTGGAACAGGTAGAAGTCGAAAGTCGGCTGCGAGAGGGTTTCGCTGCGCGAACGGACATATTTCCCCTCGGCGAACAGCGTCAGGGCATCGCTGAATTCGTAATGGGCAAGGGCGTTCACAAGGTGGCGCTCGATGCCGGGGAACAGATCGCCCTGATAGCCATCGACCGGAGTGCTCGACCCGCCCTGCGCGTAGCCGCCGGATTCATCGAGCACGAGGCCGCGATCGTAGAGCTTGCCGTTGCCTTCGTAATCGGCGGCATAATCGAAATCGACGTCCACCGCGCCCATGGTGGCGCTGTCGGCGTAACGCACGTCATTGTAATAGATCAGGTCCGGAATGTTCGGATCGTCGGGGATGTCCGCCTGATTGCGGTAAAGCGCGCCGGCCACGGGATTGCGCAGCCAGGGCCGCGCCTGATCGGAAACCCGCTCGTCATTGCTGTATTCATAGGCGATGGCGAAATTGCCGCGCCCTTCGGAAAAGTTCTGACCGAAAGTGACCGCGCCGAACAGATTGTCGCCATCACCATATTTTGATGTGCCGGCCTGAAAGCGGGCGGTGATGCCGTCGAAATCGTGCTTCAGGCGGAAATTGACCACGCCGGACACGCCGTCCGCGCCGTAAATGGCCGATGCGCCGCCGGTGAGGACGTCCACGGCCTCGATCAGGTCGGTCGGGATCGCGTTGATGTCCACTGCCGCAGAGCCGGAGACGGCCGCGACATGGCGCCGCCCGTCGACCAGCACCAGCGTGCGATCCGTGCCGAGATTGCGCAGGTTCAACAGGTCCAGCCCGGATTCGCCGAAATCGGGGAAGGAACCGGCGGTCTGGGCGCCGGTGATGGAATTCACCAGTGCGGGGCTTTGCACCAGAAAGTCCGCGATGTTGGTATAGCCCGATTCCTGGATCGCCTCGGCCGAGACCGTCACCACAGGGTTCGCGAAATCCAGCTCGCTGCGCGCCACACGGGTGCCGGTGACGACGATTGCATTGCCTTCGTCCAGAGCTTCTGCGGCAGGGTCCGGGGCCGGATCGGCATCTTGCGCGAAGGCGGGATGGGCAAGGCAGGCGCTGGCTAACAGTGCCGCGCGGAACAGGGCAGATTTCGTCATATTTCCCCCTTGAGGCTGCGCGCCGGGACTCCGAATGCCTGACATTGCAGCTAACTTTTGGGAGCATGTGGTTGCATAGGATATTAGTCAACTGTCCAAAGCTTCCGGTGCGGCAAATGCAAAGGGTTAGGGCGCCGATCGCCAGCCGGATGGGCAAGAATCCTGCTTTGCCGCGAACTTAACTGCATTTGTAACCAATTCTCCCATCTTGGCGGTTGCGAAGCTGCGGGAAACCGGCAAGTTCGGAATCAGTGCGAAAGCTGGAACGATGAACGAAAGCGGGATTGTCAGGACGGGGCCGGGCGGGCCGGACGGTGTGCGCAGGGGCCTAACCATCCTGTATGTGGAGGACGATCCCCGCGCCGCGGCGGAAGTGATCGAGCTCGCGCGCGAAAATGGCGATACGGTGATCTGGGAAAGCAGCGGCCATGGCGGCCTGTTACGCGCCGGCAGGGATGGGTTCGACGTGATCGTGCTCGACCGGATGCTGCCAGATCTCGATGGCCTGGCGATCCTTGCCCGCCTGCGCGAAAGCGGGGTCGGTACGCCGGTGTTGATGCTG from the Erythrobacter sp. SG61-1L genome contains:
- a CDS encoding TetR family transcriptional regulator C-terminal domain-containing protein, which gives rise to MNPAPSKPRAPRQDAEDRRKELLAATVSCLARLGSRATTGREICREAGVSHGLLRHYFANPEDLLLETYRDLCDRFLRRFEEVVVNQPSDDPIEGIDRFFAVLFSEEWSTSEILGAWTAFWSLGRSRPEFAAVYESFNREYRQLLDVALARLPASAEGIARSDAVEILSAVMDGLWLDLCLAPSGRSRERALALCSLTLRRIAPR
- a CDS encoding S9 family peptidase, with protein sequence MGKLWVLGGGLLLALQAAGAAAQTAPVTLEDYFNLASVSGPDFSPDSSRIAYSVSLADKDRDEETSDLWEVPWKGAQPRQLTRTPEASEWQPHYAADGKTLFFLSDADGPDGEGDVQLWSMPTKGGKARRITAIPGGISDYSLSPDGKRAVAVAEQGRHVGDKSDIPPPIEVDRFFFKYDGRGYLDDRTQQLFTVDLASGKAVPITSGARDHWHPAWSPDGKLIAYVAKDHADDRNLNYEIYVIAPEGGEPRKISNFVGADNDPDWGSGPSWSPDSKKLVWLQGGEDKWIYYGSVQLAVGDVTTGEVTHPAWIDRWFYFPRWAPDGSLVSLIEQDRDTWLARIDPQSGKVDYLTKGARLGYDFAIAPNGNIALLDTTTESPAELVALDGSERALTHHNRWLETRALGATRDVSFTSGDVEIHGFMTLPADYNPARKYPLIVDLHGGPVYQHSHEFDIDARLFNAAGYVVLKINPRGSSGRGFDFSRAIYADWGNLDVQDISAGITYAIDQGIADPDRIGIGGWSYGGILTDYMIASDKRIKAGVSGAGVANVLATFGVDMYAREYMLELGAPWENFETWTKLAYPFLESGRITAPTLFQCAEADDNVPCAGAQQMYLALKSHGVPTGLIVYPGENHGLTVPSYLIHRMRSDIDWYDRWLKGAATAP
- a CDS encoding TonB-dependent receptor encodes the protein MTKSALFRAALLASACLAHPAFAQDADPAPDPAAEALDEGNAIVVTGTRVARSELDFANPVVTVSAEAIQESGYTNIADFLVQSPALVNSITGAQTAGSFPDFGESGLDLLNLRNLGTDRTLVLVDGRRHVAAVSGSAAVDINAIPTDLIEAVDVLTGGASAIYGADGVSGVVNFRLKHDFDGITARFQAGTSKYGDGDNLFGAVTFGQNFSEGRGNFAIAYEYSNDERVSDQARPWLRNPVAGALYRNQADIPDDPNIPDLIYYNDVRYADSATMGAVDVDFDYAADYEGNGKLYDRGLVLDESGGYAQGGSSTPVDGYQGDLFPGIERHLVNALAHYEFSDALTLFAEGKYVRSRSETLSQPTFDFYLFQTAENPFMPQSIRDAIIPGAAAEWWFGEPSPDGVLVTRDNYDLGINTEQVTRETWRSVVGAKGAISDHLNYEISYVYGQTKSRVLSRGNRLEAQWQAAIDVVEDPITGDPVCRVSLDPDAPPEMAGCVPYNIFGEYDQDPAAIAFVTTDSLSKSKVTQHVVSGSISGDTTGLFELPGGPVGFALGAEYRKESSRFDPDAMIAAGLTWQGAVQPSSGSYDVKELFGEINLPILKNVPGAYLLSLGAAARYSDYSTVGGTTTWKVDGVYAPIPDISFRATYSQAVRAPNIGELFGAPSTAYNFIVDPCDTQETNNGTSYREANCASLLSSMGIDPTTFQPSNAPEVASVYTEGLASGNPDLQEETAKTWTAGVVLRPSFIPGFSFSADWYDIKIEDAINTPEAQDLARLCVDQPTLDNQFCPGIERDPDTGYIMGFSVMPANVAQFRTAGLDLTMGYRLPTARLGTFNVTLVGNYLDRLEFISSPGADVNSDKGEMFAPEYSATFDLTWEMEPVTINYGINWFSSTDRFTAEDLAGDPDYADPSYFKIKAKWEHDFQISYNIADKVDLYAGMQNIFDSRPDFAYSYYPISGMGRFVYAGVTVSLGPVF